Proteins encoded together in one Macadamia integrifolia cultivar HAES 741 chromosome 8, SCU_Mint_v3, whole genome shotgun sequence window:
- the LOC122087067 gene encoding guard cell S-type anion channel SLAC1 encodes MERKMAMEGMSSSVPEDQFVDIHQVFPQEEEEDQSVTKMGNKGEKRLNRLSKLRDMRRQQRSLNRQVSLETGFSVLNKESEEAKERRSTLERSGRSLGGFGSASKFGGEARKGDFNMFRTKSTLSKQKSSLPLREMDSQKKDVSGGLEPSDNKSVSAGRYFAALRGAELDQVKDNEDILLPMDEKWPFLLRFPIGCFGICLGLSSQAILWRTLATSPATSFLHIPVLINFLLWLLALIVLISFFFTYALKCLFYFEAVRREYFHPVRVNFFFAPWIVCMFLALGVPHVLLSPQKHLHPAIWCAFMAPLFTLELKIYGQWLSGGKRRLSKVANPSTHLSVVGNFVGSILASKVGWQEAAKFFWAVGFAHYLVVFVTLYQRLPTSEAVPKELHPVYSMFIAAPAAASIAWETIYGEFDGLSRTCYFIALFLYLSLVVRINFFRGFRFSVAWWSYTFPMTTVSLATIKYAEQDPGIPSTVLALTLSFMSSAMVSVLLISTLLHAFVWHSLFPNDLAIAITRKYNNNNVKVYGKEKKTFRKPYDIRRWTKSITKNNSSSVNKENETEEKV; translated from the exons atggaaagaaagatggcTATGGAAGGGATGAGTTCAAGTGTTCCAGAGGACCAATTTGTGGACATTCATCAAGTATTccctcaagaagaagaagaagatcaaagcgTGACGAAGATGGGAAACAAAGGCGAAAAGAGATTGAATAGACTCAGTAAGCTAAGAGATATGAGGAGGCAGCAGAGAAGTTTAAATCGACAAGTCTCACTGGAGACTGGGTTTTCTGTACTCAACAAGGAGTCAGAGGAGGCTAAGGAAAGAAGAAGTACACTTGAAAGGAGTGGTAGAAGCTTAGGAGGTTTTGGTTCGGCCAGTAAATTTGGTGGTGAAGCAAGGAAAGGAGATTTCAATATGTTTAGGACCAAATCAACCTTGAGTAAGCAGAAGTCTTCGTTGCCTTTGAGAGAGATGGATTCTCAGAAGAAAGATGTCTCAGGAGGGCTTGAACCTTCTGATAATAAGAGTGTCTCTGCTGGGAGATACTTTGCTGCCTTGAGAGGAGCTGAATTGGACCAAGTCAAG GACAATGAAGACATTCTCCTCCCAATGGACGAGAAGTGGCCGTTCCTCCTCCGATTCCCCATCGGGTGCTTCGGTATCTGTCTGGGTCTAAGCAGCCAAGCCATCCTATGGCGCACTCTTGCCACCAGCCCAGCTACCTCTTTCCTCCACATACCAGTTCTCATCAACTTTCTCCTCTGGCTTTTGGCCCTCATTGTCctcatctccttcttcttcacctaTGCACTCAAATGCTTATTCTACTTCGAAGCTGTCCGCCGTGAATACTTCCACCCTGTCCGAGTCAACTTCTTCTTCGCACCTTGGATTGTCTGTATGTTCCTTGCTCTTGGTGTCCCTCATGTACTGCTCTCACCTCAAAAACACCTCCACCCTGCAATATGGTGTGCCTTCATGGCTCCTCTCTTCACCCTTGAGCTCAAGATCTATGGCCAATGGCTCTCTGGAGGTAAGAGGCGTCTCTCTAAGGTTGCCAACCCTTCTACACATCTCTCTGTAGTTGGAAACTTTGTGGGCTCTATATTGGCCTCCAAGGTTGGGTGGCAAGAGGCTGCCAAGTTCTTCTGGGCAGTTGGTTTTGCACATTACCTTGTGGTTTTTGTTACATTGTATCAGAGATTGCCTACCAGCGAGGCCGTGCCTAAGGAGCTACACCCTGTTTATTCCATGTTCATAGCTGCCCCAGCAGCAGCAAGCATTGCCTGGGAAACAATTTACGGCGAATTTGATGGGCTTTCACGGACTTGTTACTTCATTGCATTGTTTCTCTATCTTTCACTTGTGGTTCGCATCAACTTCTTCAGAGGCTTTAG GTTTTCAGTCGCTTGGTGGTCTTATACCTTTCCCATGACAACTGTATCATTGGCAACTATCAAGTATGCAGAGCAGGATCCGGGTATACCAAGCACAGTTCTTGCACTTACTCTTTCATTCATGTCTTCAGCAATGGTATCTGTGCTGCTCATCTCAACTCTCCTTCATGCCTTTGTTTGGCATTCCTTATTTCCCAACGATCTCGCCATAGCCATAACgagaaaatacaataataacAATGTTAAAGTGTATggcaaagagaagaaaaccttCAGAAAGCCCTATGATATAAGGCGTTGGACGAAGTCAATAACCAAGAACAATTCATCATCAGTGAATAAGGAAAATGAAACAGAGGAGAAAGTCTAA
- the LOC122087065 gene encoding LRR receptor-like serine/threonine-protein kinase ERL1 has translation MLLLLQTEKMMVLICLVVALSFLALAQVASPLPDEGKALLSIKASFSNVADVLHDWTDVSKDDYCSWRGVSCDTVSSSVVSLNLSTLNIGGEISPAIGDLTNLQVIDLKGNRLSGQIPVEIGDCLSLTFLDLSDNMLYGDIPFSVSKLKQLDDLNLKNNMLTGPIPSTLSQLPNLKTLNLAQNRLTGEIPRLIYWNEVLQYLGLRGNSLTGILSPDMCQLTGLWYFDVRGNNLSGRIPDRIGNCTSFEVLDISYNQITGEIPYNIGFLQVATLSLQGNRLTGKIPEVIGLMQALAVLDLSENELVGPIPPIIGNLTYTGKLYLHGNKLTGPIPPELGNMTKLSYLQLNNNQLVGGIPAELGNLEGLFELNLANNNLEGPIPQNISSCTALNQFNVHGNQLNGSIPSGFQNLVSLTYLNLSSNNFKGRIPIQLGRIVNLDTLDLSNNYFSGPLPASVGALEHLLTLNLSKNHLNGPLPAELGNLRSIQIIDMSFNKLSGRIPEELGQLQNVVALILNNNNISGGIPVQLTNCFSLVTLNLSSNNLSGVVPPNKNFSRFPPESFLGNSLLCGNWSGSLCRPYERVSKAIISITAAVCIALGSITLLFMIIVVIYKSNQQKKYEKRSNKMLQGPPKLVILHMDMAIHTYEDVMRITENLSEKYIIGYGASSTVYKCILKNSKPIAIKRLYSQYSHNLREFGTELETIGSIKHRNLVSLHGYSLSPHGNLLFYDYMENGSLWDLLHGPGKKVKLDWETRLRIAVGAAQGLSYLHHDCNPRIIHRDVKSSNILLDSDFVAHLSDFGIAKCIPSAKSHASTFVMGTIGYIDPEYARTSRLTEKSDVYSFGIVLLELLTGKKAVDNEWNLHQLILSKADDNTVMEAVDPEVSVTCMDLGLVRKTFQLALLCAKRRPSERPSMHEVARVLVSLLPPPPPPTSKLYGDPSKAINYAQFFVNSEGKQWKPPPPQQQQNPQWQDNSSSDAQWFVKFGEVISKHTH, from the exons atgttgttgttgttacagACGGAGAAGATGATGGTCCTCATATGTTTAGTGGTAGCTTTGTCCTTCCTGGCGCTGGCACAGGTCGCTTCACCACTGCCCGATGAAG GAAAGGCGCTACTATCGATCAAGGCTTCTTTTAGCAATGTAGCTGATGTGCTCCACGACTGGACTGATGTGAGCAAAGACGATTACTGTTCTTGGCGTGGCGTCTCTTGCGACACCGTTAGTTCGTCCGTTGTTTCCCT GAATCTATCAACTTTGAATATAGGTGGGGAGATTTCCCCTGCCATTGGAGACCTCACCAACTTACAAGTCAT AGATTTGAAGGGAAATCGATTGTCTGGGCAAATCCCAGTTGAAATTGGAGACTGTCTCTCCTTGACATTTCT GGATTTATCAGATAACATGCTTTATGGTGACATACCATTTTCTGTGTCCAAATTAAAGCAACTCGATGATCT GAATTTGAAGAACAATATGCTGACTGGTCCAATTCCTTCAACCTTGTCACAACTGCCAAATCTGAAAACTCT GAACCTTGCCCAGAACCGGCTTACTGGCGAAATCCCACGGCTTATCTACTGGAACGAAGTATTGCAATATCT AGGCTTGCGTGGCAACTCACTTACTGGAATTTTGTCCCCTGATATGTGCCAATTAACGGGCCTCTGGTATTT TGATGTGAGAGGGAATAATCTAAGTGGAAGAATACCAGATAGAATTGGAAATTGTACAAGCTTTGAAGTATT GGATATCTCATACAACCAGATTACTGGGGAAATTCCCTACAATATTGGTTTCCTTCAAGTGGCTACCCT GTCGCTTCAAGGAAATAGGCTCACAGGGAAGATCCCCGAAGTCATTGGTCTGATGCAAGCCCTTGCTGTCTT GGATCTAAGTGAGAATGAATTGGTTGGGCCAATTCCTCCAATTATTGGCAACCTCACTTATACTGGCAAACT GTACTTGCATGGTAATAAACTCACTGGACCAATACCACCAGAGCTGGGGAACATGACAAAACTGAGCTATCT GCAGCTAAACAACAACCAGCTCGTGGGTGGGATACCTGCAGAACTTGGAAACCTAGAAGGACTTTTTGAACT GAATCTTGCCAATAACAATCTTGAAGGACCCATTCCCCAGAACATCAGTTCTTGCACAGCACTGAACCAATT CAATGTGCATGGTAATCAGTTGAATGGTTCCATACCGTCTGGTTTCCAGAATTTAGTGAGCCTGACTTATCT AAATCTTTCTTCAAACAACTTCAAGGGCAGGATCCCTATTCAGTTGGGGCGAATTGTCAATCTTGATACGCT GGATCTGTCGAACAATTATTTCTCTGGGCCTCTTCCTGCTTCTGTCGGTGCCCTGGAACACCTTCTTACTCT GAACTTGAGTAAAAACCATCTCAATGGACCTCTTCCTGCAGAATTAGGAAATTTGAGAAGTATCCAAATTAT TGATATGTCATTCAACAAGCTCTCAGGCAGGATTCCAGAAGAGTTGGGTCAGTTGCAAAATGTTGTTGCTCT TATACTTAACAACAATAATATATCTGGCGGTATCCCTGTTCAGTTAACTAATTGTTTCAGCCTTGTGACCTT GAACCTTTCCTCCAACAACTTGTCAGGAGTCGTTCCTCCAAACAAAAATTTCTCAAGGTTTCCACCAGAAAG CTTCTTGGGTAATTCTTTATTATGTGGCAACTGGTCAGGATCGTTGTGTAGGCCATATGAGCGGGTATCCAAAG CTATTATCTCCATCACTGCAGCTGTCTGTATTGCCTTGGGCTCCATTACACTGTTATTTATGATCATCGTTGTTATCTATAAATCTAACCAGCAGAAGAAATATGAGAAGAGATCAAACAAAATGCTACAGG GCCCTCCAAAacttgtaattcttcatatggATATGGCTATCCACACCTATGAAGACGTCATGAGGATTACTGAGAATTTGAGTGAAAAGTACATAATCGGTTATGGTGCCTCAAGCACAGTTTATAAGTGCATATTGAAAAACTCCAAGCCCATAGCTATCAAGCGGCTGTACTCCCAGTATTCACATAACTTGCGAGAGTTTGGAACTGAACTTGAAACTATTGGTAGCATTAAACATAGAAATCTTGTCAGCTTGCATGGTTACTCTCTTTCTCCACATGGAAATCTTCTATTCTATGATTACATGGAGAATGGCTCTCTGTGGGATCTTCTGCATG GACCAGGGAAGAAGGTTAAACTGGACTGGGAAACACGGTTGAGAATAGCTGTTGGAGCTGCCCAAGGGCTTTCATACCTCCACCATGATTGCAATCCGAGGATCATTCATAGGGATGTGAAGTCCTCAAATATCCTGCTGGATTCGGACTTTGTAGCTCATCTCTCGGACTTTGGGATTGCCAAGTGCATCCCATCTGCGAAATCCCATGCCTCCACTTTTGTGATGGGAACTATTGGTTACATTGACCCAGAGTATGCACGAACATCACGTCTAACCGAAAAGTCTGATGTTTACAGTTTTGGAATTGTCCTTCTGGAGCTACTCACCGGGAAGAAGGCTGTGGACAATGAGTGGAACTTGCATCAATTG ATATTGTCCAAGGCGGATGATAACACAGTGATGGAGGCAGTTGACCCAGAGGTTTCTGTGACATGCATGGATCTTGGACTGGTGAGGAAGACCTTCCAACTTGCTCTGCTCTGCGCTAAGCGACGCCCATCAGAGAGACCAAGCATGCATGAGGTTGCAAGGGTCCTGGTTTCTTtgctgccaccaccaccaccacccaccTCGAAGTTGTACGGTGATCCATCCAAGGCAATCAACTATGCTCAATTCTTTGTGAATTCAGAAGGAAAGCAGTGGAAGCCGCCACCGCCACAGCAGCAGCAAAACCCACAATGGCAAGACAACAGTTCATCTGATGCCCAGTGGTTTGTTAAGTTTGGTGAAGTTATATCAAAGCATACCCATTGA